GTTACTCACCATAACACGCTAATGCTCCTCCTAATAATAGTATCGCTATTGCAAAGAGATCTACATATAcctggataatgataaaattcaTTGCACCACGGGTTAACTACTagttaataagaaataagtacgATGCAAAACTGCATATTCGGCCACAACAGTGATAACCTTCTTTACATCATCAAAAAGgaattatacacattttaaacACCACTACATTACTAACAGTCTGCATCCAAGTTATAAGCCGAAGAATTATTTTATGGTCTGAACACAAAACTGAGGCAGCAAAACCTTATTTCTTTTAGCATCTAAATATAGCAAAACTGGAACTATAGCATAGCAAAGATAGAAGGTGATCACACATGTAACAATCTAGAATTAGCAACGCGTTCATACCCGAGCCACCAGTGCAGAATCAATAGGATTTTGTCCCATCCCGATCCAAATTATCACTGCACTTGCTATCATTATAACAAAAAGTAGCAAGGTGACCTGGTAGACAACCTCAAAGTTAATAAACTTTAACATTAATTTGTACAAAACATGACATAGGGAAATCATGCAACGCTAAGGACTAATACTAGATCATATATGAGTAGATAACAGGGAACCCTGAACTGTGGCAATACCAAAATTACGATTCTCTGGCGGCTTCCAATACGAATAAATCGCAAAGGAAAACAGGTCCTATGACTATCTCTGTCCAATGAATCTGGTCTGCTGAATGTCTGCTCCAACAAAGCTTCACGAAAATTCCCTTCATcctcatcatcctcatcatctGCCTGATGACACAGGTCAACCCTAAAGAGAGATGTCATATATAGCTCAAACGAAACACCCCTTTCAATATAAGTACCAACTTGAGAAAGGCAATATTCAGGTAAAGAATGGTTGATATATCTTTATTCATGTAAAAGAGCACTTCCAGAACTCTATTTTCTGATGGCTCATAAAAAACACACTATAGAGACATTAGTAATCAACAACAGATCCTAATTATAACAGAATGGCCTGAAAAGAAAACAGGAAAGGCACACTACAGATCTATCAAAGCCACATCCTTCAAATCCATAAGCAATGGATTTCTAAACCGTTCAacgaaagaaaaatacaaaagtAACGGGATCAGCTATATGCTGAATTGCTGATTCATAATATAAAAGTATATGGGAGCACTATATGTCTCAATAGATGTTGATTTATTATGTATGTACTACTTCTCAGGTAATGCTGGTTATTCATCTTCACATCCATACTTCTGTTATCCTCATCCCATAGTTGTGTTTTTGCCTAGTTGCCCAGCACAATGTATGATGTTACTATTATACTTTTTAATTGACAGGTAATCTACAGTCACACAATACTCCCAATGCACTTTTCCATTTCATCCATCTTACTCTCTAGTCCCACCTCAACCTCTGTGTTTGCGAATGGAAACAACAGTGCTGCTAATCGAAAACATAAAAGGCAGGTTGTATCCAAGATAGATGAAAAAAGCTAAGATCTCTACACTTTTTTCGACATTTTCATGAAAGTTCGTGAGCTAAGTTTTGGATTgtttaaaatgaaaaagaagaaaaggaaatagAAAACTTACCAGAACGATAAAAGTAGAAGAAACACTGCAAAAAACAGAATTTCGGGTAATGCTGCAAAGCATTTTAACCATTCAGATAATCTGACCAAGCACTGAAGATAGATATATGGCGTGTATTGAAAGAGAAAGCATACCCATGAGGGTAAAACCACAAGAGTTAGACCAACATTGCCACCCCTTGCAAGCAGCAAAAAGAgttaatacaaaataaattaagcaACCTGTCACAGACaagatcaaataaattaaatcagTTTGAATCAAGATGTAAATACAACACGCTTGTCGAAGTCATAAGTTAATGGAAAAAATCATTACGTAAGATGGTATCATCAGTTCTGTATCTTGGTTGTGTAACAACTGGCTATTTCTGTGAGTCCAAACTCATGAAAAACCAACAAGTTGTTGCAAAATCAGTCATACATAGAACATCAGGTGATTTCAAAAGCCAGGAAAAGAGAGCCAAAATATCAAGGCTCTTGATATGCAACATAATTAAGGCGAAGCATTCTTGAAAGAGAATATCAGATCTCAGACAAGAATAGAAGGCAATAGTGAATCAGGATTGGGAATAAACAATTTTTACCCAAATTAGAAGAGCCAATCAACATATGAAAAACCTGCAGCGAGGCAATAGTATGTATTAAGACAATGCCAGCATGCTTTAGTAAGCTTCAATATAGCAATTAGTCATGCCGTAAGTACATATACATATTCACATGCGTACAAGTGAGCATATTCATGCAGATGCAGCACCAAACACTAAAATATTACTGCATAGCCATCATGCACATGTATGATGTACCCCTTCATCATTTTCCTCCCCATATATGCATCCGTTCTAAATTGAATTTCCCTACCAAATTCTTAGGAACAATATCTATAGATGCAATTTTTTATGGGACTCAACCTTGGGAGTTGTCAACCTATGACTTTAACGTATTCAGCAACAGCACAATTTCTCTAACAGTCACCAAAATCTTCACATTAAGACTGATTCCTAGGAGGCCTTACGATGTCAAATTACTACATCCAGAACAAATAGGTAAATCCAGCAAGCTAAcaatttcttttgaaatttagctacatcatgcatgcatgcaggcACGCACAAACACATGTATAAATGtcaggagttttaacgaaacactcccggtactgttcactttatagaaaaggacatttttactctaaaaagtcactcctagtcctattcacttacaacacctttttgtccttttgattaaaactcaaagttttcaatcccttttcattagttttcctataaacGTGTtggtatgtatgtatgcatatgTATGTATTTGTATTACATACCtgcatatatatagaaaaaatatacacaaacaaacaaaaagaaacagaaataaaatgtgaatttgaataaGGAATAGTAATcttgaccaaaaaataaataaataaggaatGGTAAAGCATGGTTCATCACTTACTTTTTGTCGAGTCCAGCCAAGTTGTGAATTCCTCGAGTGAATTCTAATTAACTGAAATAGCAAGGAAAAGAAACTCAGAATCATTTCAACAAAAGAACCTCATAGACGCCAATCATAGGCTTCCCCAgttttaaaatgttgatgttaCCAAATTTACTTAAACATAAGAATGTATCTTGAGGATAAAAGTTATGGAGATTGAGAATGGGGATTTAGCAGTAATCTTAAAGTCACgctcactgttctaaaaatccccgcctagcgcctaggcgccGAGATTGAGAATGGGGATTTAGCAGTAATCTTAAAGTCACgctcattgttctaaaaatccccgcctagcgcctaggcgccTAGGCGGTTGGCCACCGGCCCGgttaatgcctaggcgtttgaaaatttagaaagggcgcctagacctGCTAAGGCACCCGCCTAGCCTGCCCAGACATGCCTAAACTCctgcctagaccgcctaggcacccgcctagtcCGCTACCAGACTagtgcctagcgtcttttagaaccttggtcaAGCCCAAGTCTCATAACCTAGCTATTCTTCAGAGTGAGGACTAGTAAGGCTCCATGATGTGATATTTCAAGTATCCTGAACATAAATTAAACTAAACACACCCAACATTTATAGGTATAATTACTTACAAACCCGTGCTAAGAGCAATTGGTCAACAAAGTTTTGAGCACCATGTATTTGTATTCATTACACTAGCTATACAAAACATGATCTCAAACAAATTAACTATCCCATATGATCTCCTTCATGTATCAGTTAATTATATATCTTATTCtttgaattcaaaataattCCTTGTCTCCAATTTCCCCATTGTAATCGGTTCATGTGTATTGAAAGGAAGAGTTATACCCTGGGCAAGAACCTAAGAAACAAAAAGGGTCACTGCCTGCTCTGAAGCACACATTCTTTCTATCAAAAATGGTTACTGGTTGATctaaaatcaatccattcacatattTATACAAAATCCCAATTACCAGTCCAACGAGAAAACCAAATGACAAGTAAAATTCtcaaaaaatcagaaaaaatatCAAGCAAAATGCCCATTTCAAATTGTCCAAAAACATTCAACGTGCTACCAATCCCATTCCTCAAGTTTCATAGTAAAGCACATTCCTTTAAAACCCACATTGACCATCTTTCCCACAATATAATCTcaccaaacaaaacccaattgGGAAAATTCCAATGCACACAAAACtgaactcaaaaacaaaagtaaaacaaatatataaataagaaGCAAACCTGATAAAATGCAAGAAGTGCTATAATGCCATCAACCAGAGCAAGACCCACATTCACTCCCACCAACACCCTTGGAAAGCAAGACCCTTCTCTCAATCCAAACATCCTCctccaaactctctctctctctctccccctctctccctctcctcaaTAACCCACTCTTTCTCGCTCtagattaattaaaaactagacAGCTAAGCAAAAGAGCAAGGCTAGGGACTGAGAAGCGTACGGACCCTTTGTGCCTTTGATGGTATCCTTCACGACAGATCTGTGCGCTGCTTCTGATGCTGCCTTGATTTCATCTTTTTGCGGTGTTGCCCCCACAACCCACCAACGAAATCTTCCAACTTCACAGACCAAAATCTTGGTGGTATTTGGAGTAATAACCTTGCGATGTCGAGGGTAAATCGATAGTTTGGACGCACACGGTCTGACTCTCTCGCACGCGGGCGGCTTTGATTCTCCCATGAATGTATCATTATCAACGTatcaaaatcataatttttgcCCTTTTTGACTCCCACGGGTTTGACTTGGTATTTCAACCAATCACAAAAAGGctataatttctttttcttttttttttaatttaattattttttttagtatgtAAAGTTTTGCTAAAGGAGGTTAGCTATAGTCTTCGCCTtcccttgttttttcttttaaaatatacTTTCCTTGAGGATTAATGATTACTTTTATATTTACTTGAAatatgtgatatccacacatcatttttacttctcttacatccttttaatttttgacaattggatcggatgaattgaaaaagatcaaatgaCATGAATTAACAAGAGGTGTCGGAGAAGTAAAAGAAGGTGCGTGGATAACAcaccctttaccttattgtttaTTAGTTTTTTCATCACTGTCACATGTGgaaaatcttttatttattacGACCGATACGCATATCCATTTTGTATTCCTATTATTCGCTGTTAAATTAGAAATAATTTTCGCCATGTTGAGAAGTTTTTGTTCCTGCCTAACggtcatttgttcaaaaaaaaaaaaaaaaaaaaccaatacgGTCGTGCCAAAAAATATACTTATCAAAATGGAAGAtgagaactttttttttaatcaaacctaagacttttaacttacaagtgaagataaatactactagaccgtagtactaaatggtaAGAAGAGGATCTAGTTGAACACAAAAAAGTGTTAAACTATTCTAATTTCTAACAAATTGCTTGAACCAAGTAGCAGCACGTAGATGAAAAGTCCACAGATTAAACAATTAAATAGTCAAATAAAACCTCGAACGTAAAATTAAGATTGAGAGCACAGTTGACAAACTCTCCCTCGAAGCCTCCACCAGCCAGTTGATTTTCGTTGTAACCCCTACTTTGTCTATGTTTTCAATTCTTGGAGGTTGGATGCCTGACTTTTTCTTCATCTGTTCTTTATTTTCGGTTCTCATGTCTCTGGGCTTCTGCTAAAGTGCTTCCATCTGCATGTTCTCGCCCTTCATCATAAATCTGCAACTGCAAGAAAGACAGATATAACAATCCACTAATCTGAGAACGTCAAATTGTTTGAtcggtggaaatggaaagaaaaaacagTCTGGTGGTTGGAACTGCCACTTGTTTCGAAAGTGGAGTGCCCCCAACTGCATGCATGGACGATTGGGAGAACCGAAACAACAATCCAAAACAAACTTGGAAGTCAAGCAAAAAAAGTCCAAATCAAACGGATATCAGTACCGTGTGAATGATCTTAACTGAAACCATATATCGACAGAGTCACAGACCTTTGCAGAAGGTTGATATGTCTAAATACAAGTTAGTTTTTTATCATTAATAATTTTGACACCATCTTATGGTTAATTATTTATTAGAGCATCTCAAAATTTGTTCATCAAATGATGTGGCCTTATCTCTTCGATTTTCCAAATTGGCAAACAAATTTAGTAAATAGATTTAGTGACTCTAGCACTAATTTAACAAGAGTGTGTTATGTTTCTATCACactatttttttacataaaactaccttaactatggGTAAAACTACAATCTCATACcttatgttttaaacattgtaatgtcatacctcaacttatgaattcgttgcaattaatgtcatacctcagttaaattttctgtcagtttagttgttaaatgatgatgtggCAGAAGCAATGCCCACCCCtttgccacgtcatcatttaacagccaaattattaattttttagtaaataaattattaattaattaatacttgTTTATTCCAATTGGCAAAGGAGTAGGCCCCACTCCTGCCACATTAGCATTTAACAgccaaattaacaaaaattttaacaaagGTATGACATTACAATAAATTAATAAGTTGAGGTGTGACAtgcaacgaattcataagttgaggtataacattgcaatgtttaaaacatgaggtataaGATTGTGGTTCGACTCATTGTTGtgatagttttttgtaatttacacttcttttttttttttaatacaagcaaTATTACTAATGTAAATTACTCTAAGGAAAGGGGGGAATGTTTGAACTTAGGACCTGGTGAATTAAAGCAGAAGACTTTCATCACCGAAACAATCCATCGCTTGCCTATATTAGGCTGTCATGCTATCATTGTATTAAAAATTTATCATATTTCATCTATCTAGACTTAGTTAACTTTGATCTCAAAAATGTGGACGCAAATCTAACGCACGACAATATTGTAATTGTATCTCTTTCGTAAAGACAAAATTCCAACTTTTAATATAGGAATTAATAaagtatataatatattaacaATCAGTTAAGACATTACTCTCGCAAGTTAATTattgaaagtaaaaaaaaaaattcttattgaAGTTGAATTGTGAAACAATAACATCAAGTGACGAGTCTTTCTAAGGTGTGTGGCACCAACATATGCATTGCCAAATAACACATTAATTTATGAGTAAAATGTCCAACTTCTGGTTAGAATAATATTGGTAATACATCGAAAAAATAAAAGCTTTTAGGGGAAATGTTGGTAATATACTAATATGACTAATTAACTggaaattaattagttaaaacccaaaacaaataaaactggGGAGAGAGGACAATTTGAAAAGCATATCTAGTTGGTCAACAGCATTGAATAACCAAGATGCGGTTTTCCATCCTATATAAGCACATGAATTGTAaggaaaaccaaaccaaacaaaccTTCTTTTTACAAGCCAATTACTAAGAAAAacaattctttcatcattttccAAATGCCCATGGAGGGAAAGCAAACTAGAGGTAGGCAAAAGATTGAGATGAAGAGGATCGAAAACGAAGAGGATCTTCTTGTTTCTTTCTCGAAACGGAGATCCGGCGTCTTCAAAAAAGCTAGCGAGATGATAACACTATGTGGCGGTGAGGTGGGAATTGTGGTTTTCTCACCATCTGGCAAACCTTTCTCGTATGGTCATCCATCTGTCGACAATGTCATCAATCGGTTTCTGGACCAAAATCCACCCGAAAACGATGACTACACTATTCAGTTCATGGAGAATCATCGACAGATGAGA
This genomic stretch from Pyrus communis chromosome 2, drPyrComm1.1, whole genome shotgun sequence harbors:
- the LOC137726623 gene encoding tobamovirus multiplication protein 1-like isoform X3 translates to MFGLREGSCFPRVLVGVNVGLALVDGIIALLAFYQLIRIHSRNSQLGWTRQKVFHMLIGSSNLGCLIYFVLTLFAACKGWQCWSNSCGFTLMVFLLLLSFWVDLCHQADDEDDEDEGNFREALLEQTFSRPDSLDRDSHRTCFPLRFIRIGSRQRIVILVTLLLFVIMIASAVIIWIGMGQNPIDSALVARVYVDLFAIAILLLGGALACYGLLLCLRMRNVRSERASSEMWKVAGLAVVSVLCFASSSLVALLTEIPMLYDWHQQRMKDVYTSVLLILYYFVGSSIPSAFVLWVMRELPPSVTANTREEPSTLTFISDVSTTLQDPQSWHAAMSFRNQVQVSRTSPV
- the LOC137726623 gene encoding tobamovirus multiplication protein 1-like isoform X2, producing the protein MFGLREGSCFPRVLVGVNVGLALVDGIIALLAFYQLIRIHSRNSQLGWTRQKVFHMLIGSSNLGCLIYFVLTLFAACKGWQCWSNSCGFTLMALPEILFFAVFLLLLSFWVDLCHQADDEDDEDEGNFREALLEQTFSRPDSLDRDSHRTCFPLRFIRIGSRQRIVILVTLLLFVIMIASAVIIWIGMGQNPIDSALVARVYVDLFAIAILLLGGALACYGLLLCLRMRNVRSERASSEMWKVAGLAVVSVLCFASSSLVALLTEIPMLYDWHQQRMKDVYTSVLLILYYFVGSSIPSAFVLWVMRELPPSVTANTREEPSTLTFISDVSTTLQDPQSWHAAMSFRNQVSRTSPV
- the LOC137726623 gene encoding tobamovirus multiplication protein 1-like isoform X1; translation: MFGLREGSCFPRVLVGVNVGLALVDGIIALLAFYQLIRIHSRNSQLGWTRQKVFHMLIGSSNLGCLIYFVLTLFAACKGWQCWSNSCGFTLMALPEILFFAVFLLLLSFWVDLCHQADDEDDEDEGNFREALLEQTFSRPDSLDRDSHRTCFPLRFIRIGSRQRIVILVTLLLFVIMIASAVIIWIGMGQNPIDSALVARVYVDLFAIAILLLGGALACYGLLLCLRMRNVRSERASSEMWKVAGLAVVSVLCFASSSLVALLTEIPMLYDWHQQRMKDVYTSVLLILYYFVGSSIPSAFVLWVMRELPPSVTANTREEPSTLTFISDVSTTLQDPQSWHAAMSFRNQVQVSRTSPV